Proteins found in one Oncorhynchus keta strain PuntledgeMale-10-30-2019 chromosome 2, Oket_V2, whole genome shotgun sequence genomic segment:
- the LOC118362767 gene encoding histamine H3 receptor-like produces the protein MGTMQPESLLMGAGSSMTVTSHWKSNEMLNWSVVTQGNATALGDMEMPANPRSHYGQFSPSTSVFLAVLMTLLVFATVLGNALVILAFVVEKSLRTQGNFFFFNLAIADLLVGGFCIPAYIPYVITGEWRLGRGLCKIWLVVDYTLCTASVFNIVLISFDRFISVTRAVSYRCQKGVTREAVLKMLSVWLAAFLLYGPAIIIWEYIAGSSVVPDKECHAEFYFNWYFLMTASTVEFFTPFVTVMYFNISIYINIRRRNQVRDEQPVEGPGDSEMEGLKAGVQHVFFVRPVDGEAPRIPNNAARLGGILSTAKVSAVTGNSNNETSKDRSILDLPPLQVGDVVQHSRRTRFQAVEPSFSKQRSRSEVAASRFRLSKDKKVAKSLAVIVCVFGLCWAPYTLLMIIRAACHAQCVQHYLYEISFWLLWVNSSINPVLYPLCHTSFRKAFKKLLCTTKIKIQPQYMEQMY, from the exons atggggACCATGCAACCCGAATCTTTATTGATGGGTGCTGGATCTTCCATGACCGTCACTTCGCATTGGAAATCGAATGAGATGCTCAACTGGTCTGTGGTTACCCAGGGAAACGCCACAGCGCTTGGCGATATGGAGATGCCTGCGAACCCGCGTTCGCATTATGGACAATTCTCTCCGTCTACCTCGGTGTTCTTGGCCGTGCTCATGACGCTTCTGGTCTTCGCTACTGTGCTAGGCAACGCACTTGTAATATTAGCCTTTGTGGTGGAGAAAAGTTTGCGAACTCAAGGGAACTTTTTCTTTTTTAATTTGGCCATTGCCGATTTACTCGTTG GAGGCTTTTGCATTCCTGCGTATATCCCCTATGTCATTACCGGCGAGTGGAGACTCGGACGAGGTCTGTGCAAGATATGGCTGGTGGTGGACTATACTTTATGCACGGCATCAGTGTTCAACATCGTCCTGATCAGCTTCGACAGATTTATATCTGTCACCAGAGCG GTGAGCTACAGGTGTCAGAAAGGTGTGACCCGGGAGGCTGTTCTGAAGATGCTGAGTGTTTGGCTAGCTGCTTTCCTACTCTATGGGCCAGCGATCATTATCTGGGAGTACATCGCTGGTAGTAGCGTGGTGCCCGACAAAGAGTGCCACGCAGAGTTTTACTTCAACTGGTATTTCTTGATGACAGCATCCACTGTTGAGTTTTTCACCCCATTTGTTACTGTCATGTACTTCAACATCAGCATCTACATCAACATCAGGAGGCGGAACCAGGTGAGGGATGAGCAGCCCGTCGAGGGGCCTGGGGACAGTGAGATGGAGGGCCTGAAAGCTGGAGTTCAGCATGTATTCTTCGTCAGACCAGTGGACGGTGAAGCTCCAAGGATCCCAAACAATGCTGCCAGGTTAGGAGGTATTCTATCTACTGCTAAAGTGTCAGCAGTAACTGGGAACAGCAACAATGAGACAAGTAAGGACCGCAGTATTCTGGACCTTCCTCCACTGCAAGTGGGCGATGTGGTCCAGCATTCCAGGAGGACGCGGTTCCAGGCTGTGGAGCCCTCGTTCAGTAAACAGCGCAGCCGGTCTGAAGTAGCTGCCAGTCGTTTCCGTCTCTCAAAGGACAAGAAGGTTGCCAAGTCCCTGgcagtgattgtgtgtgtatttggCCTGTGCTGGGCTCCCTACACACTTTTAATGATCATCCGTGCCGCGTGTCATGCCCAGTGTGTCCAGCACTACCTGTATGAAATCTCTTTCTGGCTACTGTGGGTCAACTCCTCCATCAACCCCGTCCTTTACCCGCTGTGTCACACTAGCTTCAGAAAGGCTTTCAAAAAACTGCTTTGTACCACCAAGATTAAAATTCAGCCACAGTATATGGAACAAATGTATTAA